The stretch of DNA GCCCTCGATCGGCTTCGGATCGGCCTTGAACGGGCCAACCGGGCTCTTCGAGGTGGCGACGCCGATGCGGAACGTGCCGAGGCCGTTCTTGTCGAGCTGTTTGTCGCGCGCCGGGAAATACAGATAATAGGTCCCGTTCTTGTACGCGGCGTCGGGGGCCCACATCTGCTGCGACGCCCAGGGCACGTCCTTCACGTCGAGCGCGACGTCGTTGATTTTCACCGGGCCGCCGATGCGATCCATCGACAGCACGCGGTAGTCGCGCATCGCATATTGGTTGCCGAGATCGTCGTCGGCGATCGTCACGTCGATGTCGTGGCTCGGATAGACGTAGATCTTGCCGTTGAAGACATGCGCCGACGGATCGGCGGTGTAGATGCTGGTGACCAGGGGCTGCGACAGATAGCGCTTGCCGTCGGGGCTGCGCGGTTCCTTGCCGGCGGATGCCGGTTTCGCCGCAGGTTTGGACGGGGCGTTGGCGCCATTGGTCTGGGCGAGGGCGATCGTCCCCGTTGCGGCAAGTGCGGCAATGACGAGCGTGGGCGCGAGGCTAAAACGCATCGGTGCGTGGTCCTTCCTAATGTTCACCATCTGATGTGGTGTCGAACGTCTATGTGCCCCGGTAGCGCTACCGTAGGAAACGTGTCAACACTTAGCACGCGGCGCATGCGACTGTCGACAACACCCGGTCGGATGCGCCGTGTTTCGTGCCCGGGTGGCTCATTTCATCCACGCATAGGGACCGACCAGCGTGCCGACGAAGCCGCCAGCGGTCTTGGTGCTGAGGAAGCGGGCATCGACGTCGCGCGCCAGCGTGCGCTTGCTGCCGGCACTGTCGCCCGCACCGTCGCCGGCACCGTCATAGTCGAACGCCATCGTGCCCCCGTCCGCACGGATCGTCAGCGTGACGGGACCCGAGCCCGTGACGGGTGCCGAGGCGACCAACCGTTCCGTGCCCTTGTCGGTGGTATAAAGTGCGACGACGGGCTTGCCGGCGACCCGGGTAATGCCGAAAAACAGGAAGTTGGCGTCGCTCTGCATTGCGACCAAGCCTGCGCGATCGCCATCGGTGTCGGGGGCGAAGCGGACCGTCGTCGACATGGTGACGACGTGATGTTGCTGCCGCCGTCCGACGAACGAAGGCACGCGCGACAGGTCGCCGATACGTCCGCCACGATCGAGGACCAGGTCACCGCCTTCGAGCCGATAGAAGGGCGCCTTGGGCGTGCGCACGCCGACCCATTGCATCGCCAGTTTGCTGCCGTCGAAGCTGTCGACATAACGGAAATCGCCGCTGGTCGGGATCCGGCTCGGCGGGCTTGCGGGTAGTTTCGGCTTCGTGGCGGCGAACGGGACGGGCTGGTCCTTCGGCAGGATGATCGGCCAGCCATCCTTCCATGTTACCGGTAACAAGAACGTTTCGCGGCCGATGTTGTAATAGTCGCCCTCGTACGGACGGACGCCGAGGAAGGTCGCGTACCAGTCGCCGTTCTGGCGTCTGGACCAGCTTGGCATGGCCGGTCGACGTGATCGGGTTGGGACGCGCAGGATCGAGATCGCGCTGCGTCAGGATCGGATTGCCGGCGAACGGGATATAAGGCCCCCGGAGTGACTTCGAGCGTAGTGCGACCTGCGAATGGTTGACGCTGGTGCCGCCCTCGGCTGCGGTCAGGTAATAATAGCCGTCCTTGCGGAAGATGTGCGGGCCCTCGATCCAGACCGGCTTCTTCGAGATGTCCACGCCGCCGTTGATCAGCTGCGTGCTCTCCCCGACCATTTTCCCCGCGCGCCAGTCGTATTCCTGGATCCAGATCGCACGGTGACCCTCATAGCGCGGCGGCTCGGCGGGCGCGCGGTTGTTGACGATATAGGCCTTCTCGCCTTCCCAGTAGATGGACGGGTCGATGCCTTCGAACGGCAGCCAAATCGGGTTCGACCACGGCCCCGCCGGGTCCTTCGCGGTGATGACGAAATTGCCTTTGCACTCGACGCAGGTGTTGACGATGTAGAACACGCCGTCGTGGAACGAGATGTCGGGTGCGAATACCGCCTGCGACGTCCGCATGCCGGTGAAGTCGAGCTGCTCCGGCCGGTCGATCGCGTTGCCGATCTGCGTCCAGTTCACCAGGTCCTTCGACCGGAAGATCGGCAGGCCGGGGTAATGCGCGAACGAGGACAGGACGAGGTAATAGTCGTCGCCGACGCGCGTCACCGACGGGTCGGGATAATAGCCCGACAGGATCGGGTTGCGATATTGGCCGGGGCCGACGGCGACCTTTTCCTGCGTTTGGCCGTCATAGCTGAAGCTGCTGAACCGCGGTGCGTCGCTGGCGAAGGCGGGCGTTCCTGAGGCGAGCCCGGCGAGCAGTGCGAACGTCTGGATTTTCATGGCAATTCTCACTTGGTTGCGCTCGCTGTCTGGGTTGGCTTGGACCCAGCCGTCGCGGCAAGCTCCTGCGCGGCCTGCGCGAGTTCGATCCACATCGCGCCTTCGGGTATGACATATTCGTTCTCACCCCAGAAGAAGGGCCAGTCCTCATGGTTTTCGGGGAAGTCCGGCTTGATGATCAGCACGCCCGGGACGACGCCGCCGGCGATGAACGAGAAGTCGGCGCGGTTGTTGCCGTAGGCGACTTCCTTCGAGACGGTGCCGACGGCGGAGACGAACGATATGTCGGATCCGGGATGGTGGCCGACCAGGAACTCGAGTCCGCGGAACACCTCGTCGGCGGGCATGATCTCCGGGAACGCCTTGTGTAGCGTGTACGCATTCAGCGCAGTGCCGAGCACGGTGCCGCTGCCCGCCCAGCCGCCGGTCGTAATCGGCACGCCGAACGGATTGGCTTTGGCCGCAGTCTCGGTGGCGGTGGCATAGGCGCGCACCGCCGGGACCATGGCTGCACGGTAAGCTGGTGGCATGAACGGGATCGCCGCCACCGCATCACGCAGATTGAAGGCGAAGGTCTTTTCCATCGCCGGCCAAAGCGACTGGACCGCGGTGACGTAGCGAGGGTCACGCGTCGTCCGCAGCAGTTCGACCGCAGCGGAGAAGCGCTCCGCATCCAGCGGTCCGCCCGTGGTGTTGCCGTGCTGGTACGTATCGGGCGCGTGCGACTGTTCCTCGGCCCAGGTCCGCGTCGCGATCCCCAACGCCTTCTTCGACAGTGCCGGATCGGCCTCCGCAAGCGCGCGCGATGCCGCCGCAAGCCCTGCGATCGAGCCGTAGTTCAGCGCCGACGCCTTGGTCGTGAACGCCCAGCGGTCGTCGGGCATCCCGCTGCGTCCGTTCTTTTCCTCACCAAGCTTCAGGGCGGCGTCGTAGACCAGGCCGTCGGTCTTGGTCGAGCCGTCGCCGAGATGCGTGTATTGCGCGACATCGGGCTCGACGATGCCGTGGATCGCATGGCCGACCGCATCGAACTGCGCGACGAGTTGCAGCGTGCCGTGGCGGATCTGCTGGACGAGATCGGGCGTGCCGTCGGGAACGTGCATTTCGGTCTTGCGCCGCGTCCAGTCGATCGCGGTGGTGTCGCGCATCGGGTGCCAGCGCTCCCAGCTGTCGACCAGCGAGCGGATCACCTGATATTGCGACTGGGTGCGGATGTCGTAGTCGCCTGCGTCGAACCAGCCGCCGACGGCGAGGCCGGGGATATGCTCGCCCGGCTTGAACTTCGTGTCGGTGGTCGGCCCCTGCGCGTAGAGATCGATATGTTCGTGGTTCACCGGCGCCTGACGCGCATCGTCGCGGTGCGCGTCGCCGTGCCAGACGCGGTAGCCCTCGTTGACGAACATATGGTCCATCGCGACCGGAAAATAGACGTCGAGCGTCGGGTGCCAGGCGCCGGCATAGGCATTGGCGGCGATCCGGAAGGGCGCGGTGCGCGTGGCGCCGTATTCGAGCACATAGGTGCCGGGCTGGCGGACCGCGCTGAAATCGAGTTGCAGATAGCTGTAGCGGAGATAGTCGCCCCAGCGCTTGGCGGGGGCGGTCGGCATTGGCGTCATGCTGCCGTCCTCGCCGACGCGCAGGAGGCGCGCGGGCAGCGCGCGGCGATCGTTGCGGTCGAGTTCGATCGTCGCGACCTTCCGCGCATCCGGTGTGTAGCCGAGCTGCGAATGCGCGATCACGGGGGCACGAAGCCAGCCCGGTACGCTGTTCGGCTGGATCGTCCATTCGAGGACGGTGCCGGTGCGTCCGGCCGGCAGCATCGAGCGGAGCACGAACCAGCCATTCTGCGCCTGGTTGCGACCATCGAACAGCTGCACTTCGGCGGTGGAGCGGATCGTCACGCGGCGTGCCGGATCCTCGGGTGCGAGTACGAAGCGGCTGCCCTTGGCGATCGCGGTCGGTTCTGCACCGGGACCCTCGGCGCGACCGCTCGCCGCGTTGCGCTGCGGCGTCTGGATCATGGCATCGGCCGGATAGACCGGGAACGCACCACTGACGCCGTCCGCCATGAAGCTGTGGTGAAAATAGGCGGCGGGAAGGAATTCGAGATTGAACCCGGCCTTGCCGGCGAGCGCGGCCGGCACGGGTTGGTCGAGGATCACCGACACGGCAACCGCGCCGCCGCGCTTTTCCGAGCGGACGCGGTAGCGCCATTTGTAATCGGGATATTCGAGCGTGACGGTGATCGCACCGGTCGTGGCGTCGACCTTGCGATCGATAAGGCGTCCGATTGCGTCCCATTGGCCGGGTGTCGAGGAAAGACGGACGTCGCCATTGGTGGCGATCCGTTCGCCCTGCTGAATGATCTCCACGCCGCTGATCTTCGAGTCGGCGAACAGACCGTCATACCAGTTGGAAAAGACCAGCACGTTGGCAGCCGGCGCCTCGTAATACCCGGCGGCGTTGAGCGTCAGGTCGGTCGGCGCGGCGCGCGGGTTTGTCTGAGCGATCACGGGTGCGGCGCTCGCGAGCAGGGTTGCGATCAGGCAGAATGCGGATTTGGCCGCCATGGTTTTTCCTCTCCGGTATCGTCATGCAGCGTTGGATTCGCCTGCTATTCCCGCGACTATAGCGCTAACAATGGCAGACGCCACCCGTTGCCGCCGTTCCCGTATGGACAGGGTAGCGGTATCACCGTAATACTCATACAAGGACGCAAAGGGCACTCGATGAATCCGGTTTCGGAACGTCGGAGAACAGCCTGCACGCAGTCCGATAGGGAGAAGAGGATGACCGGGCCAACCGTCGATCGTCGTCGTGCGATGCTTGCATCCATCGCCACCGGAGCGGGGCTGATGCTGCCCGCGATCGGTAGCGCGCGTGCTGCTCCTGCGTCATCCGCATCGCGCACCGGCATCGGGACTTGTTCCACGCCGCAATCGGCGATCGCGCGCACGCAATACGGGCCGGTTCGCGGCTATGTCTCGGACGGCGTCTACACGTTCAAAGGCGTTCCCTACGGTGCGGATACCGGCGGCGAGAATCGCTGGCTGCCGGCCAAGCCGCCGCAGCGCTGGACCGAAACGCGCGACACGCTCTCCTATGGCGCGAATTGCCCGCAGACGCTCCACGATTTCAGTGCGGTCGAGCATACGTTCCTCCAGCAATGGACCGACGGGTTCATTGGCGAGGACATGCTCAAGCTGAACGTCTGGACGCCGTCGCTGTCCGGCAAGCGGCCGGTGATGGTGTATTTCCACGGCGGCGGGTTCGCGTTCGGATCGTCGTACGAACTCGCTTCGCACGACGGCGCGCAGATGGCGCGGCATCACGACGTGGTGCAGGTGTCGATCAACCACCGGCTGAACGTGCTGGGGTTCCTCGACCTGACCGAGGTCGGCGGCGCGGCGTATGACGAGTCGGTCAACGTCAGCATGACCGATTGCGTCGCGGCGTTGCGCTGGGTGCATGAGAACATCGCGCGGTTCGGCGGCGATCCCGACACGGTGATGATCTACGGCCAGTCGGGCGGCGGATCGAAGGTGACGACGTTGCTGGGCATGGCGACCGGCAAGGGCCTGATCCACCGCGCGGCGGTGCAGTCGGGGTGGCGGTGGCTCGCTGCCGACCGCCGAACAGTCGCGCGATTTCTCGCGGCGCGTGCTGCGTGAACTGAACATCGGGCCGAAGGATATCGGCGCACTCCAGCGGATCGCGTGGAAGCCGCTGTTCGAGGCAGGCAACAAGGTCGCGACCGAGATCAACGGTCCGCGCGGGCCGATGGGCCCTTCGCTGACGCCGCGCGTGGGCTGGAACCCGACGCTCGACGGCAAGGTGATCGACGTCGGCTCGTACTCGGACGTCGCGCCCGACGTATCGCGCGACGTGCCGGTGATGATCGGCAACGTCAGTGAAGAGGGCATGCGCTGGGGCTATAACCCGAGCGAGACGCAGTGGCGGACCGATCTCACCACGCAGATCGGTGGCGACAAGGCGGGGCGGCTGATTGCGGCAATGAAACAGGCGCACCCTGAAAAGGCGGTGCGGACGTTGGCGTACGGCGTGCAGGGGCTGCAGAACCGCAACCGCGTGCAGGACATGGTGCGGCTGAAACATGCGCAGCACGGCGCGCCGGTGTACCAATATCTGTTCCAGTGGCAGTCGCCGCAATTGGGTGGCGTGGCCGGCGCGTGGCACACCGCCGACCTCGCCTTCTGCTTCGACAACACCGCGCTCTGCGATCAGGGCACGGGCAATACGCCCGAAGCGCAGCGCGTCGCGCAGACCATGTCGACCGCGTGGGCGAACTTCGCGCGGACCGGTAATCCAAGCCAGTCGGGGCTGAGCTGGACGCCGACCGATCCGCAGCGCTGCCAGACGATGGTCTTCGATACGACGAGCCGCATGGTCGACGATCCCGAGGGCGCAGCGCGTCGTATCCTGCTGTCGTGAGCGTTGGTTTGACGGACAACAAGGGGGAGAAGGCGATGCGTTGGTCGATCGGGTTTGGGTTATTTGCGAGCGCGCTGGCGTTGGCGACGCCTGCGTTCGCACAGGACGCTCGGATGACCGCCACAGCGTCTCCAGCCGAGCCAACCGCGATCCCGCTCAACACGGGTGGTGTGAAGGGGCAGGTCGCGCCCGAGGCGTGGTTCAATCAGTACGGCGTCGCGATGACGCGCAACGTCACGACCGCGACGCTGACGCCGTTCCTCCCCGATCCGGCCAAAGCAACGGGGGCGGCGGTGATCGTCGCGCCGGGTGGCGGCTTCCTGATGCTGTCGATGGAGAATGAGGGCTGGCGCGTGGCGAAGGCGCTCGCCGACCGGGGCATCGCCGCGTTCGTGCTGAAATATCGGCTGAAGCCTACGCCGGCGGACATGGGCGGGTTCGAGCGGTCGGTCACGGCGATGTTCGCCGGTGCCGCGCAGCCGCAGCGACGGATGAGGCCGGACGAGGCAATCGCGGGGCTCGGCGACCAGATCGCCGATGCGCGGGCTGCGGTCGCTTTGGTGAGGGCGCGCGCGACCGAGTGGAAGGTTGACCCCGCCCGTGTCGGGATGATCGGTTTTTCGGCGGGCGCTATGACGACGATGGCGACCGCGCTGGCTGCGCCCGACACGCATCTGGCCTTCATCGCGCCGATCTATGGATCGATGGAAGCGGTGAAAGTGCCGGCCGCCGCGCCGCCGCTGTTCGCGGTGCTCGCCGCCGACGATCCGCTGTTCGCGAACAAGGGATTCGGCCTGATCGAGTCCTGGCAGAAGGCCGGGAAGCCGGTCGAGTTCCACCTTTACCAGGCGGGCGGCCACGGCTTTGGCCTCGGCAAGAAGGGCACGACCAGCACCGGCTGGTTCGAGGATTTCATGCACTGGCTCGATGCGAACGACATGCTCGTGCGGCGATGAATAGGATGCAGGGGAGACGGGTATGACGCGCTTCACGAGGGTTAGGGCGATCGGGTTGGTGCTTGGGGCGCTGGCCGGAATTTCGTCCGGCGCGAACGGACAGGATGCGGCGACGGCGCCGGGTCTCGCGCCGTATTTCAAGCCGGTGACGCAAGGGGCTACCACGCCAGACAGTGACGGGTTCCTGCGCCGCTGGCTGTTGCTCGAGCCGATCGACAAGCCCAACCGCAGCAATACGGGCTTCACCGCCACGTATGTCCGGCAGGCTCTGACCACGCAGTATTTCCCCGGCCAGTTCACCGCGATCCCGCGCGACGGGCAGGTGGTGAAAGCAACTCAACCGCTACGCTGGCACGCGCTCGATTCAGGCGCGCTCAATGTCAAGCTGTTCAGCTTCGCCAAGGGCCTCGGCAAGCCGACTTATGGCGTGATCTTCTGGGCGGTGACGATCGTCGACAGCCCGCGCGAAATGCGTGACGTGCGGCTGGCGGTCGGGTCGAATTCGGCGTCGATCTGGTGGCTGAACGGCAAGGAGACGGCCGGGCTGTTCAACGATCGCCGCATGGTGATGGACGACGTGCTGTCGGACCGCGTGACCCTGCGCAAGGGCCGCAACGTCTTGCGCGGTGCAGTGATCAACGGTCCCGGCCTGAGCGATTTCTGTGTGCGCTTCGTCGACGAGGGTGGCCGACCGATCACCGATCTCAAGACCGATGTCCGCTAGCATGGAGACCCTCATGACGCGTATTGCCGCCGCCACTCTCGGGCTGTCCGTGTTTCTTGCTGCCGGAGCGTCGCCCGCCGTCGCGCAGTTGCAGGGCGAGACGTTCATCCACGACCCGTCGACGGTCACCGAGTCCGACGGCAAATATTACACGTTCGGCACGCGCGGCGGCGGGCTTGTTTCCGACGACGGCTGGACTTGGCGGAGCGGGCCGGAGCGTCCCGGCGGCGGTGTCGCGCCCGACGTCATCAAGATCGGCGAACGCTATTACGTCGCCTATGCGGTCGGTGGCGGCGGGATGTCCGGCGGGCATGCGAGCCAGGTCAAGATCATGTGGACGCTGTCGCTAGATCCGAAATCGCCGCGGTTCAAATATCACGACGTCGGCGTGGTCGCGTCGAGCGACGGGGTGGAGACGGTCGACGCGATCGACCCTGCATTCCTGTACGTCGATGGCCGTCTGTGGCTGACTTACGGCACCTATTTCGGGCCGATCCGCATCATCGAACTCGATCCAAAGACGGGCTTGCGGGTCGCGGGCAACCAGCCGGTCGATGTCGCGATCGACATGGAAGCCACCGCGATGATGCACCGCGACGGCTGGTATTACCTGCTCGGCACGCACGGGACCTGCTGCGACGGCCCCAATTCGACCTACCATATCCGCGTCGGCCGATCGCGCAGCCCGCTCGGGCCGTATGTCGATCACATGGGGACGCCGCTGCTCCGGGGCGGTGGCAAGCTGGTCGTGAGCGCCCGCGGCCGCAACATCGGCCCCGGTCATTTCGGGCTGATCGAGCTGGATGGCGGCGTCGAGAAATTCTCGATGCACTATGAGGCGGACATGGATCGCAGCGGCCGCAGCGTGCTGGGGATCGAACCGCTCCGCTGGACCGACGGCTGGCCGGTCGCGGGCGAGAACGTCGTCCCCGGCACCTATGAAGTCGCCTCCGAACGCAGCGGCTATGCGCTCGGCCTCGCGACCGATGTCGTAAGGATCGCGTTCGACCCCCGCCGCAGCTTCATGGCCAAGCCGACCGACCCGGTCAGCCCGATCCCCGACCAGACATTGGCACAGGATTCGGCGGGCTGGCCGCAGGGCCGCATCCTCGTCGATCTTGCCGACTATATGAACCGGCCACACCAATTGTGGACGATCGCGCCTGCGGCCGGGGCCGGCGGGTATTTCGGTGCGCCCTATTACACGATCATGATCGCTGGGACGACGCGGGTGCTTGCGGCGACCGGGCAGGGCGAGGTCGAGACCGTGCCCGCATTAACGGGCGCGACCGAGCAATTGTGGCGGATCGATCAGCTGACCGACGGTACCTATCGGATCATGCCGAAGTCCGTACCGGGTGGGCGTGCAGGTCTGGCGCTGGTCGCGATCGGCGCCAGCACGCCGACGCTAGCCAAGTTCGATCCGGCCAGCCCCGCCGGACGCTGGACCTTCAAGCGACCGTAGTCGATCTCGGCCGACGTTGACGCCGGCCGAGATTGAACTACTCCTACAAGTATCGAAAAGATGGGGCTGCCTCATGGTGGCCGAAAGGGAGAGTATGGACCTGTTCACGCAACGCACTTCACAGTCGGGTTCCGGCCAGACGCGCGGCCTCAAGCGCGCGCTCGCGGCGCTGACGTTCGCGCCGCTGATGCTGGCGGGTGCTGGCTTCGCGACGCCGGCCGTTGCGCAGGATACGGCGGCACCGACCGTGACCGCGACGTTGCAGGCGGACAAGCCGGGTCCGGTCGTCCACCGCGACGTGTTCGGGCAGTTCGCCGAGCATCTCGGACACGGCATCTATGGCGGGATCTGGGTCGGCAAGAATTCGCGCATTCCCAATGACGGCGGCTATCGCCGTGACGTTCTGGACGCGCTGAAGGCGATCAACGTGCCGATGGTGCGCTGGCCCGGTGGGTGCTTCGCGGACGAATATCATTGGAGGGACGGTATCGGCGCGACCAAGAGCCGCCCGACCAAGGTCAACACCAACTGGGGCGGCGTCAACGAGGATAACAGCTTCGGCACGCATGAATATTTCGGGCTGATGGACCGTCTCGGCGCGAGCACCTACGTCTCCGCCAACGTCGGCAGTGCACCGCCCGCCGAGACCGCGCAATGGGTCGAGTACATGACCGCGGCGAAGGGCACGACCGTGCTGGCGAAGGAACGCGAGCGCAACGGCCATGCCGCGCCGTGGAAGATCCAGTATCTCGGCATCGGCAACGAGCTATGGGGCTGTGGCGGCAACATGCGCGCCGAATATGCCGCCGACCTGACCAACCGTTATGCGCAGTTCGCCAAGTCCGCGAACGGCACGATGCTGAAGATCGCCAGCGGCCCGAGCGACTCGAACTACGAGTGGACCGAGGCGATGATGCGGATCGCGGGCAAGAATATCGATGGGCTTGCGCTGCACTACTATACGCGGCCGCGCGACAAGGACTGGAAGGACAAGGGCGCGGCGATCGGCTTCCCGGAGCGCGAATGGGCGAGCACCATGTCGCACACGCTGGAGATGGAGGAGTTCATCACCAAGCATTCGGCGATCATGGACAAATACGACCCCGCCAAGCGCGTGATGCTCGCGGTCGACGAATGGGGCACGTGGTACGATCCGACCCCGGGCAGCAATCCAGGTTTTCTGGAGCAGCAGAATTCGTTGCGCGATGCGGTTGTCGCGGGGCTCAACCTCAATATCTTCGCGCACCATGCAG from Sphingomonas faeni encodes:
- a CDS encoding alpha-N-arabinofuranosidase; translated protein: MLAGAGFATPAVAQDTAAPTVTATLQADKPGPVVHRDVFGQFAEHLGHGIYGGIWVGKNSRIPNDGGYRRDVLDALKAINVPMVRWPGGCFADEYHWRDGIGATKSRPTKVNTNWGGVNEDNSFGTHEYFGLMDRLGASTYVSANVGSAPPAETAQWVEYMTAAKGTTVLAKERERNGHAAPWKIQYLGIGNELWGCGGNMRAEYAADLTNRYAQFAKSANGTMLKIASGPSDSNYEWTEAMMRIAGKNIDGLALHYYTRPRDKDWKDKGAAIGFPEREWASTMSHTLEMEEFITKHSAIMDKYDPAKRVMLAVDEWGTWYDPTPGSNPGFLEQQNSLRDAVVAGLNLNIFAHHADRVKMAAIAQMVNVLQAMLLTDGARMVKTPTYWVFDLYKPWQGATSLPIQVTSPWYHKDEVAVPAVSASAVRDTAGQVHVALVNLDPNRAMPVSVSLAGLQATQASGRIITGTAMDAHNSFDAPDTVVPQPFTGAQVTGGNLTLTVPAKSVLVLDLR
- a CDS encoding family 43 glycosylhydrolase, giving the protein MTRIAAATLGLSVFLAAGASPAVAQLQGETFIHDPSTVTESDGKYYTFGTRGGGLVSDDGWTWRSGPERPGGGVAPDVIKIGERYYVAYAVGGGGMSGGHASQVKIMWTLSLDPKSPRFKYHDVGVVASSDGVETVDAIDPAFLYVDGRLWLTYGTYFGPIRIIELDPKTGLRVAGNQPVDVAIDMEATAMMHRDGWYYLLGTHGTCCDGPNSTYHIRVGRSRSPLGPYVDHMGTPLLRGGGKLVVSARGRNIGPGHFGLIELDGGVEKFSMHYEADMDRSGRSVLGIEPLRWTDGWPVAGENVVPGTYEVASERSGYALGLATDVVRIAFDPRRSFMAKPTDPVSPIPDQTLAQDSAGWPQGRILVDLADYMNRPHQLWTIAPAAGAGGYFGAPYYTIMIAGTTRVLAATGQGEVETVPALTGATEQLWRIDQLTDGTYRIMPKSVPGGRAGLALVAIGASTPTLAKFDPASPAGRWTFKRP
- a CDS encoding alpha/beta hydrolase → MRWSIGFGLFASALALATPAFAQDARMTATASPAEPTAIPLNTGGVKGQVAPEAWFNQYGVAMTRNVTTATLTPFLPDPAKATGAAVIVAPGGGFLMLSMENEGWRVAKALADRGIAAFVLKYRLKPTPADMGGFERSVTAMFAGAAQPQRRMRPDEAIAGLGDQIADARAAVALVRARATEWKVDPARVGMIGFSAGAMTTMATALAAPDTHLAFIAPIYGSMEAVKVPAAAPPLFAVLAADDPLFANKGFGLIESWQKAGKPVEFHLYQAGGHGFGLGKKGTTSTGWFEDFMHWLDANDMLVRR
- a CDS encoding acetylxylan esterase yields the protein MTRFTRVRAIGLVLGALAGISSGANGQDAATAPGLAPYFKPVTQGATTPDSDGFLRRWLLLEPIDKPNRSNTGFTATYVRQALTTQYFPGQFTAIPRDGQVVKATQPLRWHALDSGALNVKLFSFAKGLGKPTYGVIFWAVTIVDSPREMRDVRLAVGSNSASIWWLNGKETAGLFNDRRMVMDDVLSDRVTLRKGRNVLRGAVINGPGLSDFCVRFVDEGGRPITDLKTDVR
- a CDS encoding glycoside hydrolase family 9 protein; translated protein: MAAKSAFCLIATLLASAAPVIAQTNPRAAPTDLTLNAAGYYEAPAANVLVFSNWYDGLFADSKISGVEIIQQGERIATNGDVRLSSTPGQWDAIGRLIDRKVDATTGAITVTLEYPDYKWRYRVRSEKRGGAVAVSVILDQPVPAALAGKAGFNLEFLPAAYFHHSFMADGVSGAFPVYPADAMIQTPQRNAASGRAEGPGAEPTAIAKGSRFVLAPEDPARRVTIRSTAEVQLFDGRNQAQNGWFVLRSMLPAGRTGTVLEWTIQPNSVPGWLRAPVIAHSQLGYTPDARKVATIELDRNDRRALPARLLRVGEDGSMTPMPTAPAKRWGDYLRYSYLQLDFSAVRQPGTYVLEYGATRTAPFRIAANAYAGAWHPTLDVYFPVAMDHMFVNEGYRVWHGDAHRDDARQAPVNHEHIDLYAQGPTTDTKFKPGEHIPGLAVGGWFDAGDYDIRTQSQYQVIRSLVDSWERWHPMRDTTAIDWTRRKTEMHVPDGTPDLVQQIRHGTLQLVAQFDAVGHAIHGIVEPDVAQYTHLGDGSTKTDGLVYDAALKLGEEKNGRSGMPDDRWAFTTKASALNYGSIAGLAAASRALAEADPALSKKALGIATRTWAEEQSHAPDTYQHGNTTGGPLDAERFSAAVELLRTTRDPRYVTAVQSLWPAMEKTFAFNLRDAVAAIPFMPPAYRAAMVPAVRAYATATETAAKANPFGVPITTGGWAGSGTVLGTALNAYTLHKAFPEIMPADEVFRGLEFLVGHHPGSDISFVSAVGTVSKEVAYGNNRADFSFIAGGVVPGVLIIKPDFPENHEDWPFFWGENEYVIPEGAMWIELAQAAQELAATAGSKPTQTASATK
- a CDS encoding carboxylesterase family protein → MLRELNIGPKDIGALQRIAWKPLFEAGNKVATEINGPRGPMGPSLTPRVGWNPTLDGKVIDVGSYSDVAPDVSRDVPVMIGNVSEEGMRWGYNPSETQWRTDLTTQIGGDKAGRLIAAMKQAHPEKAVRTLAYGVQGLQNRNRVQDMVRLKHAQHGAPVYQYLFQWQSPQLGGVAGAWHTADLAFCFDNTALCDQGTGNTPEAQRVAQTMSTAWANFARTGNPSQSGLSWTPTDPQRCQTMVFDTTSRMVDDPEGAARRILLS
- a CDS encoding carboxylesterase family protein, translating into MTGPTVDRRRAMLASIATGAGLMLPAIGSARAAPASSASRTGIGTCSTPQSAIARTQYGPVRGYVSDGVYTFKGVPYGADTGGENRWLPAKPPQRWTETRDTLSYGANCPQTLHDFSAVEHTFLQQWTDGFIGEDMLKLNVWTPSLSGKRPVMVYFHGGGFAFGSSYELASHDGAQMARHHDVVQVSINHRLNVLGFLDLTEVGGAAYDESVNVSMTDCVAALRWVHENIARFGGDPDTVMIYGQSGGGSKVTTLLGMATGKGLIHRAAVQSGWRWLAADRRTVARFLAARAA